The proteins below come from a single Thunnus thynnus chromosome 10, fThuThy2.1, whole genome shotgun sequence genomic window:
- the si:dkey-260g12.1 gene encoding uncharacterized protein si:dkey-260g12.1 isoform X2: protein MVFVLYRTTSNLSTMLTFSHFFLRKMGLVQYCVTLLMLSAQLVFTVPLTEKTKFCPMGGRQCIRCPAGEYQKSCTKCEPCSTGWYTSTMNCEDSCHPCFKDCRPDYHLKVIKNCTGTSDLQCVCEDGFECAENVTLSANCKYCVKITVKTTTAAVILVEDKQTPSSASSASSGHSSTSAGPCLFPKCSPQHVTLPRNGTRRGEKQSYSSLRAAILCPLVAMGCVAFVILICFRRTGDETYFKHGIAKLCNRGGKNASYKSKESTHQFPRDSFSAKQQPSSLSAANLGPVHVHNPGTVIFSLLSQFTGQVGPTIEAGKTAERVSNEEEDDRACPVYHPTSSPGIHLSEEERSGDVDSFIFPSQEQGKDCHVSKEEAL, encoded by the exons ATGGTGTTTGTACTGTACCGGACCACTTCAAATCTGTCAACCATgttaacattttctcacttttttctcCGTAAGATGGGACTTGTGCAATACTGTGTAACTCTCCTGATGTTATCTGCACAATTGGTGTTCACCGTGCCGCTG acagaaaagacaaagtTTTGTCCAATGGGTGGCAGACAGTGTATAAGGTGCCCTGCAG GTGAGTATCAGAAATCATGTACAAAGTGTGAACCGTGTTCTACTGGATGGTACACATCTACCATGAACTGTGAAGACAGCTGCCACCCCTGCTTCAAAGACTGCAGACCAG aTTACCATTTGAAGGTGATTAAGAACTGCACAGGCACGTCTGATCTCCAGTGCGTCTGTGAGGATGGCTTTGAATGCGCTGAAAATGTCACGCTCTCAGCCAACTGCAAGTACTGTGTCAAGATCACAGTCAAAACCACAACTG CAGCCGTAATCCTGGTCGAAGATAAACAGACACCTTCCTCAGCTTCCTCAGCTTCCTCAGGGCATAGCAGCACTTCCGCCGGACCCTGCTTATTTCCCAA ATGCAGCCCTCAGCATGTCACATTGCCAAGAAACGGCACACGCAGAGGTGAGa AACAGAGTTACAGCAGTCTGCGGGCAGCCATCTTGTGTCCACTGGTTGCTATGGGATGCGTTGCCTTTGTGATCCTGATCTGTTTCCGTCGTACCGGGGATGAAACATACTTCAAGCATG GTATCGCAAAGCTGTGCAACAGG gGGGGTAAAAATGCTTCTTACAAGTCGAAGGAGTCAACTCATCAGTTCCCCAGAGACTCATTCAGTGCAAAGCAGCAGCCATCGTCCCTTTCAGCAGCCAATCTAG GTCCAGTTCATGTCCACAACCCGGGGACGGTCATCTTCAGCTTGCTCAGTCAGTTTACAGGCCAAGTTGGCCCGACAATTGAGGCGGGTAAGACAGCTGAGAGAGTGAgcaatgaagaagaagatgacaGAGCCTGTCCTGTTTATCATCCCACATCCTCACCTGGCATTCACCTctctgaggaggagagaagtgGAGATGTTGACAGCTTTATCTTTCCCTCCCAGGAGCAGGGGAAGGACTGTCACGTGTCCAAAGAGGAGGCGCTATGA
- the si:dkey-260g12.1 gene encoding uncharacterized protein si:dkey-260g12.1 isoform X3, protein MVFVLYRTTSNLSTMLTFSHFFLRKMGLVQYCVTLLMLSAQLVFTVPLTEKTKFCPMGGRQCIRCPAGEYQKSCTKCEPCSTGWYTSTMNCEDSCHPCFKDCRPDYHLKVIKNCTGTSDLQCVCEDGFECAENVTLSANCKYCVKITVKTTTVAAVILVEDKQTPSSASSASSGHSSTSAGPCLFPKCSPQHVTLPRNGTRREQSYSSLRAAILCPLVAMGCVAFVILICFRRTGDETYFKHGIAKLCNRGGKNASYKSKESTHQFPRDSFSAKQQPSSLSAANLGPVHVHNPGTVIFSLLSQFTGQVGPTIEAGKTAERVSNEEEDDRACPVYHPTSSPGIHLSEEERSGDVDSFIFPSQEQGKDCHVSKEEAL, encoded by the exons ATGGTGTTTGTACTGTACCGGACCACTTCAAATCTGTCAACCATgttaacattttctcacttttttctcCGTAAGATGGGACTTGTGCAATACTGTGTAACTCTCCTGATGTTATCTGCACAATTGGTGTTCACCGTGCCGCTG acagaaaagacaaagtTTTGTCCAATGGGTGGCAGACAGTGTATAAGGTGCCCTGCAG GTGAGTATCAGAAATCATGTACAAAGTGTGAACCGTGTTCTACTGGATGGTACACATCTACCATGAACTGTGAAGACAGCTGCCACCCCTGCTTCAAAGACTGCAGACCAG aTTACCATTTGAAGGTGATTAAGAACTGCACAGGCACGTCTGATCTCCAGTGCGTCTGTGAGGATGGCTTTGAATGCGCTGAAAATGTCACGCTCTCAGCCAACTGCAAGTACTGTGTCAAGATCACAGTCAAAACCACAACTG TAGCAGCCGTAATCCTGGTCGAAGATAAACAGACACCTTCCTCAGCTTCCTCAGCTTCCTCAGGGCATAGCAGCACTTCCGCCGGACCCTGCTTATTTCCCAA ATGCAGCCCTCAGCATGTCACATTGCCAAGAAACGGCACACGCAGAG AACAGAGTTACAGCAGTCTGCGGGCAGCCATCTTGTGTCCACTGGTTGCTATGGGATGCGTTGCCTTTGTGATCCTGATCTGTTTCCGTCGTACCGGGGATGAAACATACTTCAAGCATG GTATCGCAAAGCTGTGCAACAGG gGGGGTAAAAATGCTTCTTACAAGTCGAAGGAGTCAACTCATCAGTTCCCCAGAGACTCATTCAGTGCAAAGCAGCAGCCATCGTCCCTTTCAGCAGCCAATCTAG GTCCAGTTCATGTCCACAACCCGGGGACGGTCATCTTCAGCTTGCTCAGTCAGTTTACAGGCCAAGTTGGCCCGACAATTGAGGCGGGTAAGACAGCTGAGAGAGTGAgcaatgaagaagaagatgacaGAGCCTGTCCTGTTTATCATCCCACATCCTCACCTGGCATTCACCTctctgaggaggagagaagtgGAGATGTTGACAGCTTTATCTTTCCCTCCCAGGAGCAGGGGAAGGACTGTCACGTGTCCAAAGAGGAGGCGCTATGA
- the cd27 gene encoding CD27 antigen, producing MQPFYYIALLFLCDFSFLPSVLSIRCSDSQYTWPVDQPKLCCDKCPPGEHLLRRPADTCGTECKPCTGDRYTDSYNVQMDCDVCRSCNKENMEPESQCSVTRNAVCRCKAGFKCRDKQCTQCIPVPTTTSKPTLPPSTTAFKPSASTIFAPSPAPVKDTMWYLVIIALLCVGLVLIVISKLKPILCWIRSKRGYILTEKPTALPGNATDDEGVSKPVQEMCGKCEQPIEV from the exons ATGCAGCCCTTCTATTATATCGCTTTACTTTTTCTGTGTGATTTCTCTTTCCTGCCCTCTGTGCTTTCCATTCGGTGCAGTGACTCACAATATACCTGGCCTGTAGACCAGCCAAAACTCTGCTGTGACAAGTGTCCACCAG GAGAACATCTGTTGCGGCGTCCAGCTGATACGTGTGGGACTGAGTGTAAACCTTGCACAGGTGACCGCTACACCGATTCCTACAATGTGCAGATGGACTGCGATGTTTGTAGAAGTTGCAACAAAG aaaacatGGAGCCTGAGTCACAGTGTAGTGTCACTCGTAATGCTGTGTGCAGATGTAAAGCAGGCTTCAAATGCAGAGACAAACAGTGCACACAGTGTATTCCAGTACCAACCACCACCTCCAAACCCACACTCCCACCATCCACTACAG CCTTCAAACCTTCTGCCTCCACCATATTCGCACCATCTCCTGCACCAGTGAAAG ATACGATGTGGTACCTGGTGATAATTGCCCTCCTGTGTGTAGGACTTGTCCTCATTGTCATATCAAAGCTCAAGCCCATTCTGTGCTGGATCAGATCTAAGCGAG GATACATTTTGACTGAAAAACCTACTGCGCTACCAGGGAATGCCACAGACGACGAGGGAGTATCCAAACCAGTCCAGGAAATGTGTGGGAAATGTGAACAACCAATCGAAGTTTGA
- the tnfrsf1a gene encoding tumor necrosis factor receptor superfamily member 1A isoform X2 translates to MEGARHSGRWNKKASFSTILLLMCMFVPTLVSLQKTCPPGDYDNGNGICCNKCLAGFKLLEECQAEGQRSNCTQCPPGQYTAHVNFFRNCFRCKQCKAKHELVESECKSDSNTICRCEDGFYKDQIDSVTSECLKCKQCGPDEMEKQACTPNSNTVCECKVNYYKLNDKCVPCKNCTSECKNHCLPVKTTTVPKSENRFLTNIIAGGVTVAIVLLAVASLITYMITKWLTKKKLQERTSQSSDVSSPESLEVLVQSEEPSEKGLKAIPQSPGSEQEPFNLPDCVPLEIKIPDLIYMVLDLVPVLQVKQLVRSLGVTDTDIERAEMDHRSCQEAHYQMLRVWAERGSRAGAGGRGGMLHRPLMLELLDKLRKMHLGQAAEELETKYGIQ, encoded by the exons ATGGAGGGAGCTAGACACAGTGGGAGATGGaacaaaaaagcctcttttaGCACAATACTGCTCCTCATG TGCATGTTCGTTCCCACTTTGGTGTCATTACAGAAGACGTGTCCACCTGGGGACTATGACAATGGCAACGGAATATGTTGCAACAAATGCCTTGCAG GTTTTAAGCTTTTGGAAGAGTGTCAGGCTGAGGGTCAAAGAAGTAATTGTACGCAGTGTCCCCCTGGACAGTACACGGCCCACGTGAACTTCTTCCGCAACTGTTTCCGTTGCAAACAATGCAAAG CAAAGCATGAACTTGTGGAATCAGAATGTAAAAGCGACTCAAACACTATTTGTCGCTGTGAAGACGGTTTTTATAAAGATCAAATTGACTCAGTAACATCTGAGtgtttgaaatgtaaacaatgtgGACctgatgaaatggaaaaacaagcaT GTACACCAAATAGCAacactgtgtgtgaatgtaaggTGAATTACTACAAACTCAACGACAAGTGTGTACCATGCAAGAA TTGTACATCTGAGTGCAAAAACCACTGTCTGCCAGTTAAGACTACAACAG TTCCTAAGAGTGAAAATAGATTTCTTACCAACATAATTGCTGGAGGTGTAACTGTGGCAATAGTATTATTGGCGGTGGCATCTCTCATCACCTACATGATCACAAAATGGCTTACCAAGAAGAAGTTGCAGGAACGCACCTCCCAATCATCTGATGTCTCTTCCCCGGAGTCACTTGAA GTTCTGGTCCAAAGTGAGGAACCCTCAGAAAAGGGTTTAAAGGCCATTCCCCAAAGCCCTGGGAGTGAGCAGGAGCCGTTCAATCTGCCTGACTGTGTCCCACTAGAAATCAAGA TCCCTGACCTGATCTACATGGTGCTAGACCTGGTACCTGTGCTGCAGGTGAAGCAGCTGGTGCGTTCTCTCGGTGTGACAGATACAGACATTGAACGGGCAGAGATGGATCACCGGTCCTGCCAGGAGGCTCACTACCAGATGCTAAGGGTGTGGGCAGAGCGAGGGTCACGAGCTGGCGCAGGAGGACGAGGTGGAATGCTGCACCGGCCGTTGATGCTGGAGTTGTTAGATAAACTGAGAAAGATGCACCTGGGACAGGCAGCCGAAGAGCTGGAGACAAAGTACGGCATTCAGTAA
- the tnfrsf1a gene encoding tumor necrosis factor receptor superfamily member 1A isoform X1: MEGARHSGRWNKKASFSTILLLMCMFVPTLVSLQKTCPPGDYDNGNGICCNKCLAGFKLLEECQAEGQRSNCTQCPPGQYTAHVNFFRNCFRCKQCKAKHELVESECKSDSNTICRCEDGFYKDQIDSVTSECLKCKQCGPDEMEKQACTPNSNTVCECKVNYYKLNDKCVPCKNCTSECKNHCLPVKTTTEVPKSENRFLTNIIAGGVTVAIVLLAVASLITYMITKWLTKKKLQERTSQSSDVSSPESLEVLVQSEEPSEKGLKAIPQSPGSEQEPFNLPDCVPLEIKIPDLIYMVLDLVPVLQVKQLVRSLGVTDTDIERAEMDHRSCQEAHYQMLRVWAERGSRAGAGGRGGMLHRPLMLELLDKLRKMHLGQAAEELETKYGIQ; encoded by the exons ATGGAGGGAGCTAGACACAGTGGGAGATGGaacaaaaaagcctcttttaGCACAATACTGCTCCTCATG TGCATGTTCGTTCCCACTTTGGTGTCATTACAGAAGACGTGTCCACCTGGGGACTATGACAATGGCAACGGAATATGTTGCAACAAATGCCTTGCAG GTTTTAAGCTTTTGGAAGAGTGTCAGGCTGAGGGTCAAAGAAGTAATTGTACGCAGTGTCCCCCTGGACAGTACACGGCCCACGTGAACTTCTTCCGCAACTGTTTCCGTTGCAAACAATGCAAAG CAAAGCATGAACTTGTGGAATCAGAATGTAAAAGCGACTCAAACACTATTTGTCGCTGTGAAGACGGTTTTTATAAAGATCAAATTGACTCAGTAACATCTGAGtgtttgaaatgtaaacaatgtgGACctgatgaaatggaaaaacaagcaT GTACACCAAATAGCAacactgtgtgtgaatgtaaggTGAATTACTACAAACTCAACGACAAGTGTGTACCATGCAAGAA TTGTACATCTGAGTGCAAAAACCACTGTCTGCCAGTTAAGACTACAACAG AAGTTCCTAAGAGTGAAAATAGATTTCTTACCAACATAATTGCTGGAGGTGTAACTGTGGCAATAGTATTATTGGCGGTGGCATCTCTCATCACCTACATGATCACAAAATGGCTTACCAAGAAGAAGTTGCAGGAACGCACCTCCCAATCATCTGATGTCTCTTCCCCGGAGTCACTTGAA GTTCTGGTCCAAAGTGAGGAACCCTCAGAAAAGGGTTTAAAGGCCATTCCCCAAAGCCCTGGGAGTGAGCAGGAGCCGTTCAATCTGCCTGACTGTGTCCCACTAGAAATCAAGA TCCCTGACCTGATCTACATGGTGCTAGACCTGGTACCTGTGCTGCAGGTGAAGCAGCTGGTGCGTTCTCTCGGTGTGACAGATACAGACATTGAACGGGCAGAGATGGATCACCGGTCCTGCCAGGAGGCTCACTACCAGATGCTAAGGGTGTGGGCAGAGCGAGGGTCACGAGCTGGCGCAGGAGGACGAGGTGGAATGCTGCACCGGCCGTTGATGCTGGAGTTGTTAGATAAACTGAGAAAGATGCACCTGGGACAGGCAGCCGAAGAGCTGGAGACAAAGTACGGCATTCAGTAA
- the si:dkey-260g12.1 gene encoding uncharacterized protein si:dkey-260g12.1 isoform X1, whose protein sequence is MVFVLYRTTSNLSTMLTFSHFFLRKMGLVQYCVTLLMLSAQLVFTVPLTEKTKFCPMGGRQCIRCPAGEYQKSCTKCEPCSTGWYTSTMNCEDSCHPCFKDCRPDYHLKVIKNCTGTSDLQCVCEDGFECAENVTLSANCKYCVKITVKTTTVAAVILVEDKQTPSSASSASSGHSSTSAGPCLFPKCSPQHVTLPRNGTRRGEKQSYSSLRAAILCPLVAMGCVAFVILICFRRTGDETYFKHGIAKLCNRGGKNASYKSKESTHQFPRDSFSAKQQPSSLSAANLGPVHVHNPGTVIFSLLSQFTGQVGPTIEAGKTAERVSNEEEDDRACPVYHPTSSPGIHLSEEERSGDVDSFIFPSQEQGKDCHVSKEEAL, encoded by the exons ATGGTGTTTGTACTGTACCGGACCACTTCAAATCTGTCAACCATgttaacattttctcacttttttctcCGTAAGATGGGACTTGTGCAATACTGTGTAACTCTCCTGATGTTATCTGCACAATTGGTGTTCACCGTGCCGCTG acagaaaagacaaagtTTTGTCCAATGGGTGGCAGACAGTGTATAAGGTGCCCTGCAG GTGAGTATCAGAAATCATGTACAAAGTGTGAACCGTGTTCTACTGGATGGTACACATCTACCATGAACTGTGAAGACAGCTGCCACCCCTGCTTCAAAGACTGCAGACCAG aTTACCATTTGAAGGTGATTAAGAACTGCACAGGCACGTCTGATCTCCAGTGCGTCTGTGAGGATGGCTTTGAATGCGCTGAAAATGTCACGCTCTCAGCCAACTGCAAGTACTGTGTCAAGATCACAGTCAAAACCACAACTG TAGCAGCCGTAATCCTGGTCGAAGATAAACAGACACCTTCCTCAGCTTCCTCAGCTTCCTCAGGGCATAGCAGCACTTCCGCCGGACCCTGCTTATTTCCCAA ATGCAGCCCTCAGCATGTCACATTGCCAAGAAACGGCACACGCAGAGGTGAGa AACAGAGTTACAGCAGTCTGCGGGCAGCCATCTTGTGTCCACTGGTTGCTATGGGATGCGTTGCCTTTGTGATCCTGATCTGTTTCCGTCGTACCGGGGATGAAACATACTTCAAGCATG GTATCGCAAAGCTGTGCAACAGG gGGGGTAAAAATGCTTCTTACAAGTCGAAGGAGTCAACTCATCAGTTCCCCAGAGACTCATTCAGTGCAAAGCAGCAGCCATCGTCCCTTTCAGCAGCCAATCTAG GTCCAGTTCATGTCCACAACCCGGGGACGGTCATCTTCAGCTTGCTCAGTCAGTTTACAGGCCAAGTTGGCCCGACAATTGAGGCGGGTAAGACAGCTGAGAGAGTGAgcaatgaagaagaagatgacaGAGCCTGTCCTGTTTATCATCCCACATCCTCACCTGGCATTCACCTctctgaggaggagagaagtgGAGATGTTGACAGCTTTATCTTTCCCTCCCAGGAGCAGGGGAAGGACTGTCACGTGTCCAAAGAGGAGGCGCTATGA
- the si:dkey-260g12.1 gene encoding tumor necrosis factor receptor superfamily member 5 isoform X4, translating into MGLVQYCVTLLMLSAQLVFTVPLTEKTKFCPMGGRQCIRCPAGEYQKSCTKCEPCSTGWYTSTMNCEDSCHPCFKDCRPDYHLKVIKNCTGTSDLQCVCEDGFECAENVTLSANCKYCVKITVKTTTVAAVILVEDKQTPSSASSASSGHSSTSAGPCLFPKCSPQHVTLPRNGTRRGEKQSYSSLRAAILCPLVAMGCVAFVILICFRRTGDETYFKHGIAKLCNRGGKNASYKSKESTHQFPRDSFSAKQQPSSLSAANLGPVHVHNPGTVIFSLLSQFTGQVGPTIEAGKTAERVSNEEEDDRACPVYHPTSSPGIHLSEEERSGDVDSFIFPSQEQGKDCHVSKEEAL; encoded by the exons ATGGGACTTGTGCAATACTGTGTAACTCTCCTGATGTTATCTGCACAATTGGTGTTCACCGTGCCGCTG acagaaaagacaaagtTTTGTCCAATGGGTGGCAGACAGTGTATAAGGTGCCCTGCAG GTGAGTATCAGAAATCATGTACAAAGTGTGAACCGTGTTCTACTGGATGGTACACATCTACCATGAACTGTGAAGACAGCTGCCACCCCTGCTTCAAAGACTGCAGACCAG aTTACCATTTGAAGGTGATTAAGAACTGCACAGGCACGTCTGATCTCCAGTGCGTCTGTGAGGATGGCTTTGAATGCGCTGAAAATGTCACGCTCTCAGCCAACTGCAAGTACTGTGTCAAGATCACAGTCAAAACCACAACTG TAGCAGCCGTAATCCTGGTCGAAGATAAACAGACACCTTCCTCAGCTTCCTCAGCTTCCTCAGGGCATAGCAGCACTTCCGCCGGACCCTGCTTATTTCCCAA ATGCAGCCCTCAGCATGTCACATTGCCAAGAAACGGCACACGCAGAGGTGAGa AACAGAGTTACAGCAGTCTGCGGGCAGCCATCTTGTGTCCACTGGTTGCTATGGGATGCGTTGCCTTTGTGATCCTGATCTGTTTCCGTCGTACCGGGGATGAAACATACTTCAAGCATG GTATCGCAAAGCTGTGCAACAGG gGGGGTAAAAATGCTTCTTACAAGTCGAAGGAGTCAACTCATCAGTTCCCCAGAGACTCATTCAGTGCAAAGCAGCAGCCATCGTCCCTTTCAGCAGCCAATCTAG GTCCAGTTCATGTCCACAACCCGGGGACGGTCATCTTCAGCTTGCTCAGTCAGTTTACAGGCCAAGTTGGCCCGACAATTGAGGCGGGTAAGACAGCTGAGAGAGTGAgcaatgaagaagaagatgacaGAGCCTGTCCTGTTTATCATCCCACATCCTCACCTGGCATTCACCTctctgaggaggagagaagtgGAGATGTTGACAGCTTTATCTTTCCCTCCCAGGAGCAGGGGAAGGACTGTCACGTGTCCAAAGAGGAGGCGCTATGA